Proteins co-encoded in one Strix uralensis isolate ZFMK-TIS-50842 chromosome 2, bStrUra1, whole genome shotgun sequence genomic window:
- the CARS2 gene encoding putative cysteine--tRNA ligase, mitochondrial isoform X5 produces MNISPVALARIYEEDFKQDMAALKVLPPTVYMRVTDNIPQIISFIKAIIASGQAYATSQGNVYFDVKSLGKRYGVLTTIHPDNQDETVDTDKRHGKDFALWKAAKPQELSWTSPWGKGRPGWHIECSAISSAVFGKQLDIHTGGIDLAFPHHENEIAQCEVYHQCEQWGNYFLHSGHLHVKGSQEKMSKSLKNYVTIKDFLKKFSSDQFRMFCLRSRYSSAVEFSDESMDDAKHLLQAVSSFIRDADAYIKGQLVCDPVREDILWERLANTKVTVKAAFADDFDTSRAVAAIMDLIHHGNRQLKAVTKDAGSPRSCVVYGSIISYIEGFFNVLGMSFGERQVTLGRDNSAVLSNVIEELVRFRAKVRHYALALPEAADAVPVEEGAAGAKGPKQEEKEKRQQLMRERKPLLEACDSLRGDLAAFGIHIKDRAAVSTWEIEEGGQAEQQTGKKG; encoded by the exons aTGAATATATCGCCAGTAGCTCTTGCTCGTATTTATGAAGAAGACTTTAAGCAAGATATGGCTGCCTTAAAG GTCCTTCCTCCGACAGTATATATGAGAGTGACTGACAATATTCCTCAGATAATTTCCTTTATAAAAGCAATAATTGCTAGTGGACAAGCTTACGCAACCTCGCAAG GCAATGTTTATTTTGATGTTAAGTCTTTGGGAAAAAGATATGGAGTATTAACTACTATTCATCCCGATAACCAAGATGAAACAG TTGATACTGATAAACGGCATGGTAAAGATTTTGCCCTGTGGAAGGCTGCCAAACCTCAAGAGTTATCTTGGACTTCTCCCTGGGGAAAAGGAAGACCTGGATGGCACATCGAGTGTTCCGCAATATCAAG TGCAGTGTTTGGAAAGCAGCTGGACATCCATACCGGTGGAATAGATCTTGCGTTTCCTCATCACGAAAATGAAATTGCACAGTGCGAGGTGTATCATCAGTGTGAACAATGGGGGAATTACTTTTTGCATTCTG ggcATTTGCATGTTAAAGGAAGTCAAGAAAAAATGTCCAAGTCATTAAAAAACTATGTAACAATTAAG GATTTCTTGAAGAAATTTTCATCGGATCAATTCAGGATGTTTTGTTTGCGCAGCAGATACAGCTcag cagtaGAATTTAGTGATGAGAGCATGGATGATGCAAAGCACCTTCTTCAAGCAGTCTCCTCATTTATTAGAGATGCAGATGCTTATATAAAAGGACAGCTGGTATGTGACCCTGTTAGAGAGGACATACTGTGGGAAAG GCTAGCCAACACAAAAGTAACCGTGAAGGCTGCGTTTGCAGATGACTTTGACACCTCCAGGGCTGTTGCAGCAATTATGGACCTCATTCACCATGGCAACAGACAGCTTAAGGCTGTTACTAAG GATGCTGGATCTCCTAGAAGCTGTGTTGTGTATGGAAGCATTATTTCCTATATAGAAGGCTTTTTTAATGTCCTTGGGATGTCCTTTGGAGAAAGACAG GTGACTCTGGGAAGAGACAACTCTGCTGTGCTCTCCAACGTCATTGAGGAGCTTGTAAGGTTCCGCGCGAAGGTCCGTCACTACGCGCTTGCTCTGCCAGAAGCAGCAGATGCTGTGCCCGTGGAGGAGGGTGCTGCGGGAGCCAAAGGACCGAAacaagaagagaaggaaaagaggcagCAGTTAATGCGGGAGAGAAAACCCCTCCTGGAGGCTTGTGACAGTCTGCGTGGAGACCTTGCTGCCTTTGGAATCCACATAAAG GACAGAGCTGCTGTTTCAACCTGGGAAATCGAGGAAGGAGGGCAAGCAGAGCAGCAGACTGGGAAAAAAGGCTGA
- the CARS2 gene encoding putative cysteine--tRNA ligase, mitochondrial isoform X6, with protein sequence MGRLCVCTHSAVFGKQLDIHTGGIDLAFPHHENEIAQCEVYHQCEQWGNYFLHSGHLHVKGSQEKMSKSLKNYVTIKDFLKKFSSDQFRMFCLRSRYSSAVEFSDESMDDAKHLLQAVSSFIRDADAYIKGQLVCDPVREDILWERLANTKVTVKAAFADDFDTSRAVAAIMDLIHHGNRQLKAVTKDAGSPRSCVVYGSIISYIEGFFNVLGMSFGERQVTLGRDNSAVLSNVIEELVRFRAKVRHYALALPEAADAVPVEEGAAGAKGPKQEEKEKRQQLMRERKPLLEACDSLRGDLAAFGIHIKDRAAVSTWEIEEGGQAEQQTGKKG encoded by the exons ATGGGAAGACTATGTGTCTGTACGCACAG TGCAGTGTTTGGAAAGCAGCTGGACATCCATACCGGTGGAATAGATCTTGCGTTTCCTCATCACGAAAATGAAATTGCACAGTGCGAGGTGTATCATCAGTGTGAACAATGGGGGAATTACTTTTTGCATTCTG ggcATTTGCATGTTAAAGGAAGTCAAGAAAAAATGTCCAAGTCATTAAAAAACTATGTAACAATTAAG GATTTCTTGAAGAAATTTTCATCGGATCAATTCAGGATGTTTTGTTTGCGCAGCAGATACAGCTcag cagtaGAATTTAGTGATGAGAGCATGGATGATGCAAAGCACCTTCTTCAAGCAGTCTCCTCATTTATTAGAGATGCAGATGCTTATATAAAAGGACAGCTGGTATGTGACCCTGTTAGAGAGGACATACTGTGGGAAAG GCTAGCCAACACAAAAGTAACCGTGAAGGCTGCGTTTGCAGATGACTTTGACACCTCCAGGGCTGTTGCAGCAATTATGGACCTCATTCACCATGGCAACAGACAGCTTAAGGCTGTTACTAAG GATGCTGGATCTCCTAGAAGCTGTGTTGTGTATGGAAGCATTATTTCCTATATAGAAGGCTTTTTTAATGTCCTTGGGATGTCCTTTGGAGAAAGACAG GTGACTCTGGGAAGAGACAACTCTGCTGTGCTCTCCAACGTCATTGAGGAGCTTGTAAGGTTCCGCGCGAAGGTCCGTCACTACGCGCTTGCTCTGCCAGAAGCAGCAGATGCTGTGCCCGTGGAGGAGGGTGCTGCGGGAGCCAAAGGACCGAAacaagaagagaaggaaaagaggcagCAGTTAATGCGGGAGAGAAAACCCCTCCTGGAGGCTTGTGACAGTCTGCGTGGAGACCTTGCTGCCTTTGGAATCCACATAAAG GACAGAGCTGCTGTTTCAACCTGGGAAATCGAGGAAGGAGGGCAAGCAGAGCAGCAGACTGGGAAAAAAGGCTGA